Proteins encoded by one window of Emticicia oligotrophica DSM 17448:
- a CDS encoding DeoR/GlpR family DNA-binding transcription regulator — protein MLKEERQRLILEKLNTDKKINFVELGKFLDVSYDSIRRDIIELEDKGFLKKVHGGAVANSYLSVLGTKRNGASSSEELSIMFKKAQKLFENRQTIIMDGGTTNYFMAEQLAKTLELTIITNSTPLAMALNEHPKIDVILLGGTYFKRYQITLGSEVSRQLEHINADYYFMGVNGVHHEKGLSIRHYEESLIKQNMMKAAKKTVCCVIEEKLNVQEAHRVCNFQQIDLMITNLKPTDSALKDFQKQGVEII, from the coding sequence ATGTTAAAAGAAGAACGCCAACGCTTAATACTTGAAAAACTTAATACCGATAAGAAGATTAATTTTGTAGAACTCGGTAAGTTTTTAGATGTTTCGTATGATAGTATTCGTAGGGATATTATTGAATTAGAAGACAAAGGTTTTCTTAAAAAAGTACATGGAGGAGCGGTTGCAAATTCATATTTGTCGGTTTTAGGAACTAAAAGAAACGGGGCAAGTAGTAGCGAAGAGCTATCTATTATGTTTAAAAAAGCCCAAAAATTATTCGAAAATCGCCAAACCATCATCATGGATGGAGGCACGACTAATTATTTTATGGCCGAACAGTTGGCCAAAACGCTTGAGCTTACCATCATAACCAATAGTACTCCATTGGCTATGGCTTTAAATGAGCACCCAAAAATTGATGTAATATTATTGGGTGGTACTTATTTTAAGCGTTATCAAATTACGCTCGGTAGCGAGGTTTCTCGTCAGCTTGAACACATCAATGCCGATTACTATTTTATGGGAGTGAACGGCGTTCACCACGAAAAAGGATTGAGCATTAGGCATTATGAAGAGTCGCTTATCAAACAAAATATGATGAAAGCGGCCAAAAAAACAGTTTGTTGTGTAATAGAGGAGAAGCTAAATGTGCAAGAAGCTCACAGAGTTTGCAATTTTCAGCAAATAGATTTAATGATTACGAATCTAAAACCAACTGACTCCGCTTTGAAGGATTTTCAAAAGCAGGGAGTTGAAATTATTTAA
- a CDS encoding N-acetylornithine carbamoyltransferase: MKHFISLHDVQNVQELVQEGIRQKANRFADQELGKNKTIGLIFFNQSLRTRLSTQKAAENLGMKVLTMNVGQDSWQLEMEDGVVMNGDKAEHVKEAAAVIGSYCDIIAVRAFAGLKDRDADYQEIVMEKFRQYSGVPIINLESATRHPCQSLADLITIEEVKKTARPKVVLTWLPHFKPLPQAVANSFAEWVNQTDYEFIITHPKGYDLAPEMVGNAKVIYDQDEALKGADFVYGKNWSSYTHYGQVLSTDPSWMITQEKMALTNNGVFMHCLPVRRNLKVSDYVLDNQSVVVQQAANREWSAQAVLKTILTNM, from the coding sequence ATGAAGCATTTTATCTCTTTGCACGATGTACAAAACGTGCAGGAATTAGTACAGGAAGGTATCAGACAAAAAGCTAACCGTTTCGCTGACCAAGAGCTCGGAAAAAACAAAACCATTGGTTTGATTTTTTTCAACCAAAGTCTCCGTACACGTTTAAGTACACAAAAAGCTGCCGAAAACCTCGGAATGAAAGTCTTAACCATGAATGTGGGACAAGACAGCTGGCAGCTTGAAATGGAAGACGGAGTGGTGATGAACGGTGATAAAGCCGAGCATGTAAAAGAAGCAGCGGCCGTTATTGGAAGTTATTGTGATATTATTGCTGTGCGAGCATTTGCTGGTTTAAAAGACCGTGATGCTGATTATCAAGAGATAGTAATGGAAAAATTCCGTCAGTATTCGGGCGTGCCAATCATAAATTTAGAGTCAGCAACTCGTCATCCATGCCAATCTTTAGCTGATTTAATTACAATTGAGGAGGTAAAAAAAACTGCACGTCCAAAAGTTGTACTTACATGGTTGCCGCATTTCAAGCCACTTCCACAAGCAGTGGCCAATTCATTTGCTGAATGGGTAAACCAAACAGATTATGAGTTTATTATCACTCATCCGAAAGGCTATGATTTAGCTCCAGAGATGGTTGGTAATGCCAAAGTAATCTATGACCAAGACGAAGCCCTCAAAGGAGCTGATTTTGTGTATGGTAAAAACTGGTCGTCATATACACATTATGGACAAGTGCTTTCAACTGACCCTTCTTGGATGATTACGCAAGAAAAAATGGCACTCACCAATAACGGTGTATTTATGCACTGTTTACCAGTAAGAAGAAATCTAAAAGTAAGTGACTACGTACTTGATAACCAATCAGTTGTAGTACAACAAGCCGCCAATCGTGAATGGTCGGCCCAAGCTGTACTGAAAACGATTTTGACCAATATGTAA
- a CDS encoding DoxX family membrane protein, producing the protein MHIFDHTLLKIIQVMISLFAGVLFLQSGLDKVFDFKGNKGYIQSVFANTFLSRVSGLLFIIITILEVLAGMASFFGGIFYFIEGQKDFAILGLELSLLSLFCLFTGQRIAKDYTGAASLVGYFLLMAFGLFVFALVG; encoded by the coding sequence ATGCACATTTTCGACCATACATTATTGAAAATCATTCAGGTAATGATTTCTCTCTTTGCTGGTGTACTTTTCCTTCAATCAGGCCTCGATAAAGTCTTCGATTTTAAAGGCAATAAAGGCTACATACAAAGTGTTTTTGCCAACACATTTCTAAGTAGGGTGTCGGGCTTACTATTTATCATCATTACAATTTTGGAAGTTTTGGCGGGAATGGCCTCTTTTTTTGGTGGCATTTTTTATTTCATTGAAGGACAAAAAGACTTTGCTATTTTAGGCTTAGAATTATCATTACTTTCGCTTTTTTGTCTTTTTACTGGCCAACGAATTGCCAAAGATTACACTGGAGCTGCATCATTAGTAGGATATTTTCTATTGATGGCTTTCGGGCTGTTTGTATTTGCTTTAGTGGGGTAA
- the murB gene encoding UDP-N-acetylmuramate dehydrogenase, producing the protein MIVQKDVQLKPFNTFGIEATAKYFVEVENLSQLQAILQNPQYQSVERLILGGGSNMLLTKDFDGLVIKMSIKGLEIIKETDENIWIKAGAGVVWHDLVMYCVSKNYAGIENLSLIPGTVGAAPMQNIGAYGIEIKEVFEELEALEIATGDIKKFDKPTCNFGYRESIFKHEGKGKYIILNVTFKLSKKPNFHVEYGAIKDTLAEMNVNELSIKAISDAVIHIRQSKLPNPAEIGNAGSFFKNPEIPSTQFNILKEQFPNIPSYPVNETTIKVPAGWLIEQAGWKGQRFGNVGVHAKQALVLVNYGGGKGYEIKELSEKIQASVKEKFGIQLSAEVNFI; encoded by the coding sequence ATGATTGTTCAAAAAGACGTACAACTGAAGCCATTCAATACATTTGGAATAGAAGCCACTGCAAAATATTTTGTTGAGGTTGAAAATCTTAGTCAATTACAAGCTATTCTTCAAAACCCACAATATCAATCAGTTGAACGCCTAATTTTGGGTGGTGGAAGTAATATGCTTCTAACTAAGGATTTCGATGGTTTAGTTATTAAAATGTCGATTAAAGGCTTAGAAATAATCAAAGAAACTGACGAAAATATTTGGATTAAAGCAGGAGCAGGAGTGGTTTGGCATGATTTAGTCATGTACTGTGTATCAAAAAACTATGCAGGTATTGAAAATTTATCGTTGATTCCGGGCACCGTTGGGGCAGCTCCGATGCAAAATATTGGGGCCTACGGCATCGAAATTAAAGAAGTTTTTGAAGAACTAGAAGCTCTAGAAATTGCAACTGGTGATATAAAGAAATTTGATAAACCAACCTGTAATTTTGGTTATCGAGAAAGCATTTTCAAACACGAAGGAAAAGGTAAATATATTATTTTGAACGTTACGTTTAAACTAAGTAAAAAACCAAATTTCCACGTAGAATATGGTGCGATAAAAGATACATTAGCCGAAATGAACGTAAACGAATTAAGCATCAAAGCAATCAGCGATGCCGTGATTCATATTCGTCAGAGTAAATTACCTAATCCAGCAGAGATTGGCAATGCGGGTAGTTTCTTCAAAAATCCTGAAATTCCTTCCACTCAGTTCAATATTTTAAAAGAACAGTTTCCAAATATTCCCTCGTATCCTGTCAATGAAACAACTATTAAAGTACCTGCGGGCTGGCTCATCGAGCAAGCAGGCTGGAAAGGTCAACGATTTGGCAATGTAGGCGTACATGCCAAGCAAGCTTTGGTTTTAGTGAATTATGGTGGTGGAAAAGGCTATGAGATCAAAGAATTATCAGAAAAAATACAAGCCTCAGTGAAAGAGAAATTTGGCATTCAGCTTTCAGCCGAGGTTAATTTCATTTAA
- a CDS encoding carbohydrate kinase family protein, whose amino-acid sequence MTRKYALLAVGELLADFIGTELAEDISTTDRFQRFQGGSPSNLAANMARLGNPTAIVSCVGKDSLGKYLIAKVKETGVDITHVAIDEQEPSSIVVVARSKGTPDFIAYRTADRMIRPEHISDELLSESAVFHTTCFALSQNPAQSTIVEAAQRANKLGCQLSIDLNYAPSIWPDRNEAMQIIAAYLKNGALAKMSEDDAERLYGRVIEPQEAIADLHRMGASVVCFTMGGRGSIISYENGKQKLQMAARKIEVVDATGAGDSYWSGFLTAFLEGKDIETCANAGANIAVLKLTTMGPLPAKVNREILYTPTP is encoded by the coding sequence ATGACACGAAAGTACGCATTATTGGCCGTTGGCGAATTATTAGCCGACTTTATTGGAACTGAACTGGCTGAAGATATTTCAACTACTGATCGTTTTCAGCGTTTTCAAGGGGGAAGCCCTTCAAATTTGGCCGCTAATATGGCACGTTTAGGCAACCCAACAGCTATTGTTTCGTGCGTAGGAAAAGATAGTCTTGGAAAATATTTAATAGCAAAAGTAAAGGAAACTGGTGTTGATATAACTCACGTAGCGATTGATGAACAAGAACCTTCAAGTATTGTTGTCGTGGCTCGCTCAAAGGGTACACCTGATTTTATTGCTTATCGAACAGCAGACCGCATGATTCGTCCAGAACACATTTCTGATGAATTATTGAGCGAAAGTGCCGTTTTTCATACGACTTGCTTTGCCTTGAGTCAGAATCCAGCCCAAAGCACTATCGTAGAAGCTGCTCAAAGAGCTAATAAACTGGGTTGTCAACTAAGTATCGACCTAAACTATGCTCCGAGTATTTGGCCAGACCGCAACGAAGCTATGCAAATAATTGCGGCCTACCTAAAAAACGGAGCTTTGGCTAAAATGAGCGAAGATGATGCCGAACGCTTATATGGACGTGTAATAGAACCCCAAGAAGCAATTGCTGATTTGCACCGAATGGGGGCATCTGTTGTATGTTTTACGATGGGTGGCCGTGGAAGTATTATTTCATACGAAAACGGCAAACAAAAACTCCAAATGGCCGCTCGAAAAATTGAAGTAGTTGATGCTACTGGTGCAGGAGACTCATACTGGTCAGGCTTCTTAACTGCTTTCTTAGAAGGCAAAGATATTGAAACTTGTGCCAACGCAGGTGCAAACATTGCAGTATTGAAACTTACTACAATGGGGCCACTTCCAGCTAAAGTAAACAGAGAAATTTTATATACGCCTACTCCTTAA
- a CDS encoding group I truncated hemoglobin, whose product MKKSVYLLLAGALFFTACKKTEEEPPKSLYVRLGGNAAIQAVIDQFITNVASDTRINIFFADAAADPARLKKLRDNLVNQVGQATGGPEKYTGLDMKTAHKGMNIQEADFNALVEDLSKALDKFSVPMTEKSELLTALATMKADIVEPSTSLYNQLGGNAAISAVIDQFITNVAGDSRINAFFADAAADPARLMKLRNNLINQVGQATGGPEKYTGLDMKTAHRGMGITEADFNALVEDLVKSLDKFKVLPKPKNQLLGALAAMKGDIVEGSTPLYARLGGNAGISAVIDDFIGKVAADTRINSFFAAAAADPARLMKLRNNLINQVGQASGGSEKYTGLDMKTAHKGMKITDAHFNALVEDLTMSLVKFNVQSKAKIELLTALGSMRGDIVGQ is encoded by the coding sequence ATGAAAAAAAGTGTTTATTTACTGCTTGCAGGAGCATTATTTTTTACTGCTTGTAAGAAAACCGAAGAAGAGCCCCCGAAGTCTTTGTATGTACGTTTGGGGGGAAATGCCGCTATTCAGGCAGTGATTGACCAATTTATTACGAATGTGGCGAGCGATACTCGAATTAATATTTTCTTTGCCGATGCTGCCGCTGACCCCGCACGCTTGAAGAAATTACGCGATAATTTAGTAAATCAAGTAGGGCAAGCTACTGGTGGGCCAGAGAAATATACGGGTTTAGACATGAAAACTGCCCATAAAGGTATGAATATTCAGGAGGCTGATTTTAATGCATTGGTAGAAGACCTTTCGAAAGCATTAGATAAGTTTAGTGTACCAATGACTGAAAAGTCAGAACTTTTGACAGCCTTAGCCACTATGAAAGCTGATATTGTGGAGCCAAGTACATCGCTATATAATCAGTTAGGAGGAAATGCCGCTATTTCGGCAGTTATCGACCAGTTTATTACTAATGTAGCGGGAGACTCAAGAATCAATGCTTTCTTTGCTGATGCCGCTGCCGACCCAGCTCGTTTGATGAAGCTGCGTAATAATTTGATTAATCAAGTAGGGCAAGCTACTGGTGGGCCAGAGAAATATACGGGTTTAGATATGAAAACGGCTCATAGAGGTATGGGTATTACTGAGGCTGACTTCAATGCATTGGTTGAAGATTTGGTAAAATCATTAGATAAGTTTAAAGTTTTGCCAAAACCTAAAAATCAATTATTGGGAGCATTAGCAGCTATGAAAGGTGATATTGTAGAAGGTTCTACGCCACTTTATGCTCGTTTGGGAGGAAATGCAGGAATTTCGGCCGTAATTGATGATTTTATTGGTAAAGTAGCAGCCGATACACGTATTAATTCATTTTTTGCTGCCGCTGCCGCTGACCCAGCACGCTTGATGAAATTGCGTAATAATCTAATCAATCAAGTTGGACAAGCTTCTGGTGGTTCGGAAAAATACACAGGTCTTGATATGAAAACTGCACATAAAGGTATGAAAATTACTGATGCTCACTTCAATGCGTTGGTTGAAGACCTAACGATGTCGTTAGTGAAATTCAATGTTCAATCAAAAGCAAAAATTGAGTTACTTACGGCATTGGGTAGTATGAGAGGCGATATTGTCGGGCAATAA
- a CDS encoding acyl-CoA dehydrogenase, with product MFFSKRDLQFHLYEVLDSESLSQYEYFQDHNRESFDMVLDAAESIAVKMLHPLLTEMDRKEPQLVDGKIRIHEGMKAIIKKMGDDGWVNAAFRYDEGGQQLPITVLNAAGFIFQAANYSSSIFSFMSGGSANLIRTFGSQELIDRFTPNMYSGKWQGTMALTEPNAGSSLSDISTIAEPTDEAGVYKIKGQKIFISAGDHDACENVVHLMLAKIKGGPIGAKGISLFVVPQKRPENGELIDNDVITAGIFHKMGYKGAPIAHLSIGSNDGTLGYLVGEPHKGLNYMFQLMNEARIGVGLNATAIGTAAYHSSLAYAKERPQGRKISEKDPTKPQITIINHADVKRMLLFQKAVVEGSLGLLLFCSKLSDLILVETGEAKERAELLLDLLTPVGKSYPSEMCCLSTSAAVQVLGGSGYTTDFPVEQYYREARIHPIHEGTTAIHGLDLLGRKLTIHNGKAAQIFFEEVSKTMNEAAQIPALQPFVEKLQKYLAKAQQATGYLLGLAGKGEIEKYLADATLYLEMFGIITIAWQWLGQAIVAERKLAEAHDTDQNFYQGKLATLRYFYEYELVKVDSLVKRLQSTDSVTIEMQADWF from the coding sequence ATGTTTTTTTCAAAAAGAGATTTACAGTTTCATCTTTACGAAGTTCTTGATAGCGAGTCACTTAGCCAATATGAATACTTTCAAGACCATAACCGAGAATCGTTTGATATGGTGCTCGATGCGGCGGAAAGTATTGCCGTAAAAATGCTTCATCCTTTACTAACTGAAATGGATAGAAAAGAACCTCAGTTGGTTGATGGAAAAATCAGGATTCATGAAGGAATGAAAGCCATCATTAAGAAAATGGGCGATGATGGTTGGGTAAACGCTGCTTTTCGCTATGATGAAGGCGGGCAGCAATTACCAATTACGGTGTTAAACGCCGCAGGGTTTATTTTCCAAGCAGCCAACTATTCTTCGAGTATTTTTTCGTTCATGAGTGGTGGCTCTGCAAATCTTATTCGTACGTTTGGTTCGCAAGAATTGATAGATAGATTTACACCTAATATGTATTCGGGTAAATGGCAAGGTACAATGGCCTTGACAGAGCCTAATGCGGGTAGTTCGCTTTCGGATATTTCAACGATAGCTGAGCCAACCGACGAGGCAGGTGTTTATAAAATCAAAGGACAAAAAATATTTATTTCGGCAGGCGACCACGATGCTTGTGAAAATGTGGTGCATTTGATGCTTGCAAAAATAAAAGGTGGGCCGATAGGAGCGAAGGGGATTTCACTTTTTGTGGTTCCTCAAAAAAGACCAGAAAATGGAGAACTAATTGATAATGATGTAATTACGGCTGGAATTTTCCATAAAATGGGCTATAAAGGAGCTCCGATAGCTCATTTAAGTATTGGCTCCAATGATGGTACTTTGGGTTATTTAGTTGGCGAACCACACAAGGGTCTCAACTATATGTTTCAACTAATGAATGAAGCTCGTATCGGTGTTGGCCTCAATGCTACTGCCATCGGTACAGCCGCCTATCATTCGTCGTTGGCGTACGCAAAGGAGCGTCCACAAGGAAGAAAAATTTCAGAAAAAGACCCAACAAAACCTCAAATAACCATCATCAATCATGCCGATGTGAAGCGAATGTTGTTGTTTCAGAAGGCAGTGGTAGAGGGTTCTTTAGGTTTGTTATTATTCTGTAGTAAATTATCAGATTTGATTTTGGTAGAAACTGGCGAAGCAAAAGAACGTGCCGAATTATTACTAGATTTACTTACACCCGTAGGAAAATCATATCCTTCTGAAATGTGCTGTTTATCAACCAGTGCGGCGGTGCAGGTTTTGGGTGGTTCGGGTTATACAACCGATTTTCCAGTTGAACAATATTATCGTGAAGCACGTATTCATCCAATTCATGAAGGTACAACGGCCATTCATGGGCTTGACCTTTTGGGTAGAAAGCTGACAATTCATAATGGTAAAGCTGCACAGATTTTCTTTGAAGAGGTGTCCAAAACAATGAATGAAGCTGCCCAAATTCCTGCCTTACAGCCATTCGTTGAAAAACTTCAAAAATATTTAGCAAAAGCACAACAAGCAACGGGTTATTTATTGGGCTTGGCTGGAAAAGGTGAAATAGAGAAATATTTGGCTGATGCTACCCTGTATTTAGAGATGTTTGGTATCATCACGATTGCATGGCAATGGCTGGGCCAAGCGATTGTTGCAGAAAGAAAATTGGCCGAAGCACACGATACTGACCAAAACTTTTATCAAGGCAAATTGGCCACTTTAAGGTATTTCTACGAATATGAATTAGTAAAAGTAGATTCGCTCGTAAAACGCCTACAAAGCACTGATTCTGTAACCATAGAAATGCAAGCTGATTGGTTTTGA
- a CDS encoding alpha/beta hydrolase family esterase yields MKKAFFIVCYFALSAIFAQAQVTDDSLLVEGHYRTFHFLKPAKEGASLVFVMHGSGGTGMQMRAAAKKLEKIAPTENILLVYPDGYKKFWNECRKTANSAANLENINENDFFGGMINYFKERYQINEKQVFAVGTSGGGHMAYKLALTMPEKLRAVTALIANLPDTNNIDCAEKRMAIPVMIVNGTADKTNPYEGGEVIIGNNISLGIVRSTDRTFAYWSNLAGYKGAPKKEILPDTDPKDGKTIEKYTFKKKRKPEVTLLKVINGKHDYPNDIDVLVEAWGFFKRAMK; encoded by the coding sequence ATGAAAAAAGCTTTTTTTATTGTATGTTATTTTGCTTTGTCTGCAATCTTCGCTCAAGCTCAAGTTACTGACGACTCACTCTTAGTGGAAGGGCATTACCGAACATTTCATTTTCTCAAACCTGCTAAAGAAGGTGCTTCCTTAGTATTTGTCATGCATGGCTCGGGGGGAACTGGCATGCAAATGAGAGCAGCCGCAAAGAAATTAGAAAAAATTGCCCCAACAGAAAATATACTATTAGTTTATCCAGATGGATATAAGAAATTTTGGAATGAGTGTAGAAAAACGGCTAATTCTGCTGCCAATTTAGAGAATATCAATGAAAATGATTTTTTCGGAGGAATGATAAACTATTTTAAAGAACGTTATCAAATTAATGAAAAGCAAGTTTTTGCCGTAGGTACATCAGGTGGCGGACACATGGCGTATAAATTAGCCTTAACAATGCCCGAAAAACTTAGAGCTGTTACCGCTTTAATTGCCAATTTGCCCGATACCAATAATATTGATTGTGCAGAAAAACGAATGGCTATACCCGTAATGATTGTAAATGGAACGGCCGATAAAACAAACCCTTATGAGGGTGGTGAGGTGATAATTGGGAATAATATTAGCCTTGGAATTGTACGCTCTACTGACCGAACATTCGCTTATTGGTCAAATTTAGCGGGTTATAAAGGTGCTCCCAAAAAAGAAATTTTACCAGATACAGACCCTAAAGATGGTAAAACTATTGAAAAATATACTTTCAAGAAAAAACGCAAACCTGAAGTAACTTTATTAAAAGTAATCAATGGAAAGCATGATTATCCAAATGATATTGATGTGCTCGTTGAAGCTTGGGGGTTTTTCAAAAGAGCAATGAAATGA
- a CDS encoding outer membrane beta-barrel protein: MKTLVKTIAALAMAITLNFGAFAQDDEKDSSEYTRSSHFSPKKHNMFSRKDFGIYVGLNTYESKTMPELDNLRSRYVALNWKKNHRLITGNNVDVALGTGFEFAWNNYMMKDNIRLINTPAGADFVDVKQNLDKSKLVVSSLNIPLMLQFGFKESRWSLGIGAYGGARIGSYVKTKDENGTKEHFKSAYNLNKFHYGLAAELGREGFTLFARYERTPLFNDNNPINGNAISFGIRL; encoded by the coding sequence ATGAAAACGCTTGTAAAAACAATCGCTGCTTTAGCTATGGCTATTACTTTAAATTTCGGAGCATTTGCCCAAGATGATGAGAAAGATTCAAGTGAATATACGCGTTCTTCGCATTTCTCGCCAAAGAAACATAATATGTTTTCACGTAAAGACTTTGGTATCTATGTTGGGCTGAATACTTACGAAAGTAAAACAATGCCTGAACTCGACAATTTACGTTCGAGATATGTAGCCCTCAACTGGAAGAAAAATCATCGCCTTATTACTGGCAATAATGTTGATGTGGCCCTTGGCACTGGCTTTGAGTTTGCTTGGAACAATTATATGATGAAAGATAATATTCGATTAATTAATACCCCTGCGGGAGCTGATTTTGTAGATGTAAAGCAAAATCTTGATAAATCGAAATTGGTCGTATCTAGTTTGAATATTCCGCTGATGCTTCAGTTTGGCTTTAAAGAAAGCCGTTGGAGTTTAGGAATTGGAGCTTATGGTGGTGCAAGAATCGGCAGTTATGTAAAAACCAAAGATGAAAACGGAACAAAAGAGCATTTCAAAAGTGCTTATAATCTTAATAAATTCCACTACGGCTTAGCCGCAGAATTAGGTCGAGAAGGATTTACCTTATTTGCCCGCTACGAACGCACACCACTTTTCAATGATAACAACCCAATCAATGGCAATGCCATTTCATTCGGAATTCGTTTGTAA
- a CDS encoding APC family permease, producing MNPNSPKEDSNKLLKLLGVGFGIAVTVGGTIGTGILRKPGPIAANLGDPALIMLVWALVSLYAFLGVLCTIELGVSVPRAGAWYVYARRAFGDYVGFVTGITSWLGTVAALGFGAYTMSEYIALIWPNTDPIIRWMAISILFILMCFHWLGTKSAGKSQEIMSFLKAVGLFAFVFMCFVYGGEVKTQELVSTTQRVAKPALLTGLIVALQQVFYTFDGWHTAAYFTEENTDPAKNLPKSMISGVLVVISIYLLVNLAILYIMPIEVLATSKLAAADAIRLIFGEKSGKIVTFFLMVSILGMLNAQIMFAPRVIYSMSKDGLFLKLAQKVNSGGTPAFAMPLTGICSILLIISGKDTCERLSDIATFFFVMTYAAGFASVIMLRKKEPNLPRPYKVIGYPYIPFILIIISVMFLIGAIYQDLNSSIYALVFLIFSYPLFLMTKKINL from the coding sequence ATGAACCCTAACTCTCCTAAAGAAGATTCTAACAAACTCCTCAAATTACTTGGTGTTGGCTTCGGCATTGCAGTTACCGTCGGCGGAACAATAGGCACAGGTATTTTACGCAAACCCGGCCCTATTGCAGCAAATCTAGGCGACCCCGCACTCATTATGCTCGTTTGGGCATTGGTAAGTTTATATGCTTTTCTAGGTGTTTTATGTACCATTGAGCTGGGTGTATCGGTGCCACGTGCTGGTGCTTGGTATGTTTATGCACGCCGTGCATTTGGCGACTACGTAGGTTTTGTCACTGGTATTACAAGTTGGCTAGGTACGGTAGCTGCTTTAGGTTTTGGGGCATATACCATGAGCGAATATATCGCTCTTATTTGGCCTAATACCGACCCAATCATTCGCTGGATGGCTATCAGTATTCTTTTTATCTTGATGTGCTTCCACTGGTTAGGTACTAAATCGGCAGGAAAATCACAGGAAATCATGTCATTTCTTAAAGCAGTTGGTTTATTTGCTTTTGTCTTTATGTGTTTTGTTTATGGCGGCGAAGTAAAAACGCAAGAGTTAGTCTCTACCACTCAACGAGTAGCGAAACCCGCTTTATTGACAGGTTTGATAGTGGCTTTACAACAAGTTTTTTATACGTTTGATGGCTGGCATACCGCCGCGTACTTTACCGAAGAGAACACTGACCCTGCCAAAAACCTTCCTAAATCAATGATTAGTGGGGTTTTGGTTGTTATTTCAATCTATCTTTTGGTCAATTTAGCTATTCTTTATATCATGCCAATAGAGGTATTAGCTACCTCAAAATTAGCAGCAGCCGATGCAATCCGATTAATTTTTGGCGAAAAGTCTGGTAAAATTGTTACGTTTTTCTTGATGGTATCCATTTTAGGCATGCTAAATGCACAAATTATGTTTGCTCCAAGAGTCATTTACTCAATGAGCAAGGACGGACTATTTCTGAAGCTCGCTCAGAAAGTAAACAGCGGAGGTACACCAGCTTTTGCCATGCCACTTACAGGAATTTGCTCTATTTTATTGATTATCAGTGGAAAAGACACTTGCGAACGCCTCTCAGATATTGCTACATTCTTCTTTGTGATGACCTATGCCGCAGGGTTTGCTTCGGTAATTATGCTTCGTAAAAAAGAACCCAATCTTCCACGCCCCTATAAAGTAATTGGTTATCCTTACATTCCATTTATATTGATAATCATATCAGTCATGTTTCTTATCGGTGCTATTTATCAAGACCTTAACAGCAGTATTTATGCTTTAGTCTTTTTGATTTTTAGTTACCCACTTTTCCTAATGACAAAAAAAATTAATCTCTAA